From a single Streptomyces liliifuscus genomic region:
- a CDS encoding ABC transporter ATP-binding protein, translated as MSRTAPSSRAEGAPLLRAEGLVKTHYGEGAPAHAVRGVDLAVRQGEFVAVTGPSGAGKSTLLHLLGGLQRPDSGSIWLDGTCTDAYSEARWAVERRRRIGIVFQFFNLVSNLSVADNVELPALLAGLSPRQARAEREQLLAELGLEGKERSMPGELSGGEQQRVALARALVNHPPLLLADEPAGSLDSKGTREVTRLLSRFHERGQTIVLVTHDARLASAADRVISFFDGRIADDAELGTAPARGTGISGVLELRD; from the coding sequence GTGAGCCGCACCGCTCCTTCGTCGCGCGCCGAGGGCGCTCCCCTGCTGCGTGCCGAGGGCCTGGTCAAGACCCACTACGGCGAGGGCGCGCCCGCGCATGCCGTGCGGGGCGTGGATCTCGCCGTACGACAGGGTGAGTTCGTCGCCGTCACGGGCCCCTCGGGCGCCGGGAAGTCGACGCTGCTGCATCTGCTGGGCGGGCTCCAGCGACCGGACTCCGGCAGCATCTGGCTGGACGGCACGTGCACGGACGCCTACAGCGAGGCCCGCTGGGCGGTCGAGCGCCGGCGTCGTATCGGCATCGTCTTCCAGTTCTTCAACCTGGTCTCGAACCTGTCGGTCGCCGACAACGTCGAGCTGCCCGCCCTGCTCGCCGGCCTCTCCCCCAGGCAGGCGCGCGCCGAGCGTGAGCAGCTCCTCGCCGAGCTGGGACTGGAGGGCAAGGAGCGCAGCATGCCGGGCGAGCTGTCCGGCGGCGAGCAGCAGCGGGTCGCGCTGGCCCGTGCCCTGGTCAACCATCCGCCCCTGCTGCTGGCCGACGAGCCCGCGGGCAGCCTCGACAGCAAGGGCACCCGCGAGGTGACCCGGCTGCTGTCCCGCTTCCACGAGCGCGGCCAGACCATCGTGCTGGTCACCCATGACGCACGGCTCGCGAGCGCCGCGGACCGGGTGATCAGCTTCTTCGACGGCCGTATCGCCGACGACGCGGAGCTCGGCACCGCGCCCGCGCGCGGCACGGGGATATCCGGCGTGCTGGAACTGAGGGACTGA
- a CDS encoding PadR family transcriptional regulator: MRLPLLALLARGPAHGYELKQDLEQLLGSAYPQPNVGQIYVTLGRLEKSGLIEGEEVEQSSRPNKKIYHLTDAGREALRAWYEETADEPRVRDEFFMKLALAPQTGLADQITLINKQRREYLNTMRSLSKLAATESRDNRISQLLIEGAMLHLQADLDWLERCQEELEELE, translated from the coding sequence GTGCGGCTGCCCCTCCTGGCCCTGCTGGCGCGCGGCCCGGCCCACGGATACGAGCTCAAGCAGGACCTTGAGCAACTGCTGGGCTCCGCGTACCCTCAGCCGAACGTCGGCCAGATATATGTGACGCTCGGCCGCCTCGAGAAGTCGGGACTGATCGAGGGCGAGGAAGTCGAGCAGTCGAGCCGGCCCAACAAGAAGATCTACCACCTCACCGACGCCGGGCGTGAGGCGCTGCGCGCCTGGTACGAGGAGACGGCGGACGAGCCGCGTGTGCGGGACGAGTTCTTCATGAAGCTCGCGCTCGCGCCGCAGACCGGACTCGCCGACCAGATCACCCTGATCAACAAGCAGCGGCGCGAGTACCTGAACACCATGCGCAGTCTGTCGAAACTCGCCGCCACCGAGAGCCGGGACAACCGCATCTCCCAGCTGCTCATCGAGGGCGCCATGCTGCATCTGCAGGCCGACCTCGACTGGCTGGAACGCTGCCAGGAGGAATTGGAGGAGCTGGAGTGA
- a CDS encoding ABC transporter substrate-binding protein, producing the protein MRWIRAAGRGLLVAAVVLTGYVASGAQADGARGGGRGPLTLATAGDLTSYLGPLLDGWNRTHPGEKVTLVELPDSADETRAQMTTDLRGGDRNRFDILNIDVAWTSEFAAAGWISPLSRDRFPLDGFLPQVEDTATYDGRLYAVPYVTNAGLLLYRKDILDKEGVEPPRTWAELEKQAKDIAPKYGLDGYAGQFLPYEGLTVNAAEAVYSAGGTILGDEGERVTVDSAAAREGIGFLARGVRDGWIPRKALTYKEEESKQAFQDGRLLFLRNWPYAYVGASAEGSAVAGKIGAVPLPGPDGPGASVLGGSNLAVSAHARHPDSAARLITYLTSERVQRQVLTKGALPPVRAALYRDPELIRRFPYLPTLRASVAAAAPRPKSPRYDQVSLAVQAVVQDAMTGRQTPEAAVRRLARELADISRRG; encoded by the coding sequence ATGCGGTGGATACGTGCCGCGGGTAGGGGACTCCTGGTCGCGGCGGTGGTTCTGACCGGTTACGTCGCCTCGGGCGCACAGGCCGACGGAGCGCGCGGCGGCGGCCGGGGTCCGCTCACGCTGGCCACCGCAGGGGATCTCACCAGCTATCTGGGGCCGCTGCTGGACGGCTGGAACCGTACCCATCCCGGCGAGAAGGTCACGCTCGTCGAGCTCCCGGACTCCGCCGACGAGACCCGGGCGCAGATGACCACCGATCTGCGCGGCGGTGACCGGAACCGCTTCGACATCCTGAACATCGATGTCGCCTGGACCTCGGAGTTCGCCGCCGCCGGCTGGATCTCCCCGCTGTCCCGGGACCGCTTCCCGCTCGACGGCTTCCTGCCGCAGGTCGAGGACACGGCGACGTACGACGGACGGCTGTACGCGGTCCCGTACGTCACCAACGCGGGACTGCTCCTCTACCGCAAGGACATCCTCGACAAGGAGGGCGTCGAGCCCCCGCGCACCTGGGCCGAGCTGGAGAAACAGGCGAAGGACATCGCCCCGAAGTACGGACTCGACGGTTACGCGGGCCAGTTCCTGCCCTATGAGGGGCTCACGGTGAACGCGGCCGAGGCGGTCTACTCGGCGGGCGGCACGATCCTCGGCGACGAGGGCGAGCGCGTCACCGTCGACTCGGCGGCCGCCCGCGAGGGCATCGGCTTCCTCGCCCGCGGCGTGCGGGACGGCTGGATCCCCAGGAAGGCGCTGACGTACAAGGAGGAGGAGTCCAAGCAGGCCTTCCAGGACGGTCGGCTCCTCTTCCTGCGCAACTGGCCGTACGCCTATGTCGGCGCCTCCGCCGAGGGCTCGGCGGTCGCCGGGAAGATCGGCGCGGTGCCGCTGCCCGGGCCCGACGGGCCGGGCGCGAGTGTGCTCGGCGGCTCCAACCTCGCGGTCAGCGCGCATGCCCGCCACCCCGACTCCGCCGCACGCCTCATCACGTACCTGACGAGCGAACGGGTGCAGCGGCAGGTCCTCACCAAGGGCGCGCTGCCGCCCGTGCGGGCCGCCCTCTACCGGGACCCGGAGCTGATCCGGCGGTTCCCGTACCTGCCGACGCTCCGCGCGAGCGTCGCGGCGGCGGCGCCGCGTCCCAAGAGCCCGCGCTACGACCAGGTCAGCCTGGCCGTGCAGGCCGTGGTGCAGGACGCGATGACCGGGCGCCAGACGCCCGAGGCCGCGGTGCGACGCCTCGCCCGCGAGCTGGCGGACATCTCCCGCCGGGGCTGA
- a CDS encoding glycoside hydrolase family 13 protein, giving the protein MHNRRHAQTGQRVTIDMHRWWRDAVIYQVYVRSFLDSTGDGIGDLAGVRAGLPYLKKLGVDGVWLSPFYPSPQHDHGYDVADYCDVDPVFGDLSEFDLLMTDARRLGIKVLLDIVPNHCSEEHPWFQEALVAAPGSETRARFHFADGRGPDGSEPPNNWHSMFGGPAWSRVTEQDGTPGQWYLHMFTPEQPDLNWRNPEVGAHFDHALRFWLDRGVDGFRIDVAAGLYKHPELPDAPDPEADARTRDSVNPLAWNQPEVHDVWRHWRSVCEEYTARDGQERLLVGEVSVPTAREHALYVRHDELHQAFFFDLLSAPWNADAFRKVISHAMQDIAGTGSTVTWVLNNHDQVRTVTRYGELGTEGSGLGAARARAAALLMLALPGAAYIYQGEELGLPEVVDLPDDVLTDPIFRRTGSRARIRDGCRVPLPWSGHASPFGFTSGAESAKPWLPQPAYFAEYATDRALADTHSFWHLYRDGLQLRAGLPQLGEGALRWLDTQPGVLAFVRGDGLVCAVNFGTAPTPAPVSGTPLLSSGPCAPGVLPGSTAAWWISDCTNP; this is encoded by the coding sequence ATGCATAACCGGAGGCACGCACAGACAGGTCAACGGGTGACGATCGACATGCACCGCTGGTGGCGCGACGCAGTGATCTACCAGGTCTACGTCCGGAGTTTTCTGGACAGCACCGGCGACGGCATCGGCGATCTCGCCGGGGTCAGGGCCGGACTGCCGTATCTGAAGAAGCTGGGCGTCGACGGCGTCTGGCTCAGCCCCTTCTACCCCTCGCCGCAGCACGACCACGGCTACGACGTGGCCGACTACTGCGACGTCGACCCGGTCTTCGGCGATCTCAGCGAGTTCGACCTGCTGATGACGGACGCCCGGCGGCTCGGCATCAAGGTGCTCCTGGACATCGTCCCGAACCACTGCTCGGAGGAGCACCCGTGGTTCCAGGAGGCACTGGTTGCGGCACCGGGCAGTGAGACCCGGGCCCGCTTCCACTTCGCCGACGGCCGCGGCCCGGACGGCTCCGAGCCGCCCAACAACTGGCACTCCATGTTCGGCGGCCCCGCCTGGAGCCGGGTCACCGAGCAGGACGGCACCCCCGGCCAGTGGTACCTGCACATGTTCACGCCCGAGCAGCCCGATCTGAACTGGCGCAACCCCGAGGTCGGCGCCCACTTCGACCACGCCCTGCGCTTCTGGCTCGACCGGGGCGTCGACGGCTTCCGCATCGACGTCGCCGCCGGCCTCTACAAGCACCCCGAGCTGCCGGACGCGCCCGACCCCGAGGCCGACGCCCGCACCCGCGACTCGGTCAACCCGCTCGCCTGGAACCAGCCCGAGGTGCACGACGTCTGGCGGCACTGGCGCTCGGTGTGCGAGGAGTACACCGCCCGCGACGGCCAGGAGCGGCTGCTCGTCGGCGAGGTCTCCGTGCCGACCGCCCGCGAACACGCCCTGTACGTACGCCACGACGAGCTGCACCAGGCCTTCTTCTTCGACCTGCTCAGCGCGCCCTGGAACGCGGACGCCTTCCGCAAGGTCATCTCCCACGCCATGCAGGACATCGCGGGCACCGGCTCGACGGTCACCTGGGTCCTCAACAACCACGACCAGGTCCGCACGGTCACCCGCTACGGCGAACTGGGCACCGAGGGCAGCGGCCTGGGCGCCGCCCGCGCCCGAGCCGCCGCACTGCTGATGCTGGCGCTGCCCGGAGCCGCGTACATCTACCAGGGCGAGGAGCTCGGGCTGCCCGAGGTCGTCGATCTGCCCGACGACGTGCTCACCGACCCGATCTTCCGCCGCACCGGCAGCCGCGCCCGGATCCGCGACGGCTGCCGGGTGCCGCTGCCCTGGTCGGGGCACGCCTCACCGTTCGGCTTCACCTCCGGCGCCGAGAGCGCCAAGCCGTGGCTGCCGCAGCCCGCCTACTTCGCCGAGTACGCCACCGACCGCGCCCTCGCCGACACCCATTCCTTCTGGCACCTCTACCGCGACGGACTCCAACTGCGCGCCGGACTGCCCCAGTTGGGTGAGGGCGCGCTGCGCTGGCTGGACACCCAGCCCGGCGTCCTCGCCTTCGTCCGCGGCGACGGCCTGGTCTGCGCCGTCAACTTCGGTACGGCGCCGACGCCCGCGCCGGTCTCCGGCACCCCCCTGTTGTCCAGCGGCCCCTGCGCGCCCGGCGTCCTGCCCGGCTCGACGGCCGCCTGGTGGATCAGCGACTGCACCAACCCCTGA
- a CDS encoding ABC transporter substrate-binding protein: MMRRRTTLLTSCIALALSLGATACGGGDVSAGGGDKPLSGQTINVAGVWSGSEQKNFQKVLDAFTEKTGAKTQFTSTGDNVSTVVGSKIEGGNAPDVVMVPQVGVLQQFAKEGWLKPLSKTAQKSVDGNYANVWKNYGSVDGTLYGLYFKAAHKSTVWYSPDALDEAGVETPTTYDAMLEAGRTVSESGLAAFSVAGQDGWTLTDWFENVYLSQAGPEKYDALAAHKIKWTDPTVVEALTTLGKLFKDKELLAGGQKGALNTDFPGSVEKVFGPEPSAGMVYEGDFVAGVAKDQFGRKIGEDADFFPFPAVGTGKAPVVSGGDAAVVLKDGKSQKAAMEFLEYLATPEASAVWAEVGGFLSPNKKLDLASYGDDITRETAKSLVDAGDSVRFDMSDQAPAAFGGTKGAGEWKLLQDFLRDPSDPKKTAAALEQAAAKAYKG; encoded by the coding sequence ATGATGCGACGACGTACGACCCTGCTCACGAGCTGCATAGCCCTCGCCCTGTCCCTCGGTGCCACCGCCTGCGGAGGCGGCGACGTCTCCGCAGGCGGTGGCGACAAGCCGCTCAGCGGCCAGACGATCAACGTGGCCGGTGTCTGGTCCGGCAGCGAGCAGAAGAACTTCCAGAAGGTCCTGGACGCGTTCACCGAGAAGACCGGCGCCAAGACCCAGTTCACCTCCACCGGTGACAACGTCTCCACGGTCGTCGGCAGCAAGATCGAGGGCGGCAACGCCCCCGACGTGGTGATGGTCCCGCAGGTCGGCGTGCTCCAGCAGTTCGCGAAGGAGGGCTGGCTCAAGCCGCTCTCCAAGACGGCTCAGAAGTCCGTCGACGGCAACTACGCGAACGTGTGGAAGAACTACGGCAGCGTCGACGGCACCCTGTACGGCCTCTACTTCAAGGCCGCCCACAAGTCGACCGTCTGGTACAGCCCCGACGCCCTCGACGAAGCGGGCGTCGAGACGCCGACGACGTACGACGCCATGCTGGAGGCAGGGCGGACCGTCTCGGAGTCGGGCCTCGCGGCCTTCTCCGTCGCCGGACAGGACGGCTGGACACTCACCGACTGGTTCGAGAACGTCTACCTCTCGCAGGCAGGACCCGAGAAGTACGACGCCCTGGCCGCCCACAAGATCAAGTGGACCGACCCGACCGTGGTCGAGGCCCTCACCACCCTCGGCAAGCTCTTCAAGGACAAGGAGCTGCTGGCCGGCGGCCAGAAGGGCGCGCTGAACACCGACTTCCCCGGCTCCGTCGAGAAGGTCTTCGGGCCCGAGCCCTCGGCGGGCATGGTCTACGAGGGCGACTTCGTGGCCGGTGTCGCCAAGGACCAGTTCGGCAGGAAGATCGGCGAGGACGCGGACTTCTTCCCCTTCCCCGCGGTCGGCACCGGCAAGGCACCCGTGGTCAGCGGCGGCGACGCGGCCGTCGTCCTCAAGGACGGCAAGAGCCAGAAGGCCGCCATGGAGTTCCTGGAGTACCTCGCGACCCCCGAGGCCTCCGCCGTCTGGGCCGAGGTCGGCGGCTTCCTCTCACCGAACAAGAAGCTCGACCTCGCCTCCTACGGCGACGACATCACCCGCGAGACCGCCAAGTCCCTGGTGGACGCCGGGGACTCGGTCCGCTTCGACATGTCGGACCAGGCCCCGGCCGCGTTCGGCGGCACAAAGGGCGCCGGCGAGTGGAAGCTCCTCCAGGACTTCCTGCGCGACCCGTCCGACCCGAAGAAGACCGCTGCCGCGCTGGAGCAGGCGGCGGCCAAGGCGTACAAGGGCTGA
- a CDS encoding ABC transporter permease subunit: MTATLLKEASPPPTAPADRDRRRRARRRARIIALAFVFPALLLLGALVVYPVLFSVGRSFFDASGNRFVGGDNYTEMFRDPATLKAVRNTAIWVVVAPTLLTGLGLVLAVLVEKIRWATAFKLLLFMPMAVSFLAAGIIFRLAYDEDPEKGVLNAAAVSVHDAFKDASSYPNARARDGQGLTKAADGSYGTTATASPGDTVGLGLVGVRAEDLPGSARPAYPASTGKASADELRGVVYLDFTRGGGGEQGKVDKAESGLPEMKVEAVRDGKTVASGTTAADGSFRFQGLDPGSYTVRLPASNFAPPYEGVSWLGPALVTPAIIGAYLWIWTGFAMVLIGAGLAALPRDALEAARMDGANEWQIFRRITVPLLGPVLTVVFVTLVINVMKVFDLVYIIAPGPVQEDATVLATQMWLVSFGGGNNQGLGSALGVLLLLLVIPAMVFNVRRFRGSQR, translated from the coding sequence GTGACCGCCACGCTCCTCAAAGAGGCGAGTCCGCCGCCCACCGCCCCGGCGGACCGCGACCGCAGGCGGCGCGCCCGGCGCCGGGCCCGGATCATCGCCCTCGCGTTCGTCTTCCCCGCCCTGCTCCTGCTCGGCGCGCTCGTCGTCTACCCCGTGCTGTTCTCCGTGGGCCGCAGCTTCTTCGACGCCTCCGGCAACCGGTTCGTGGGCGGCGACAACTACACCGAGATGTTCCGCGACCCCGCCACGCTCAAGGCCGTCCGGAACACGGCCATCTGGGTCGTCGTCGCACCGACACTGCTCACCGGTCTCGGCCTCGTCCTCGCCGTCCTGGTGGAGAAGATCCGCTGGGCGACGGCGTTCAAACTCCTGCTGTTCATGCCGATGGCCGTCTCCTTCCTCGCCGCGGGCATCATCTTCCGGCTCGCGTACGACGAGGACCCCGAGAAGGGCGTCCTGAACGCCGCCGCCGTCTCCGTGCACGACGCCTTCAAGGACGCGTCGTCGTACCCGAACGCCCGGGCCCGTGACGGCCAGGGACTGACCAAGGCCGCCGACGGCTCGTACGGTACGACGGCCACGGCGTCGCCCGGCGACACCGTCGGGCTCGGCCTGGTGGGCGTACGCGCCGAGGACCTGCCGGGGAGCGCGCGACCCGCGTATCCGGCGTCGACCGGGAAGGCGTCGGCCGACGAACTGCGCGGCGTCGTCTACCTGGACTTCACACGGGGCGGGGGAGGGGAGCAGGGCAAGGTCGACAAGGCCGAGAGCGGGCTGCCGGAGATGAAGGTCGAGGCGGTGCGCGACGGGAAGACCGTGGCGAGCGGCACGACCGCGGCCGACGGCTCCTTCCGCTTCCAGGGCCTCGATCCGGGCTCGTACACCGTGCGGCTGCCCGCGTCGAACTTCGCCCCGCCGTACGAGGGCGTCTCCTGGCTCGGCCCCGCGCTCGTCACGCCCGCCATCATCGGCGCGTACCTGTGGATCTGGACCGGCTTCGCCATGGTGCTGATCGGGGCCGGGCTCGCCGCCCTGCCGCGTGACGCGCTGGAGGCGGCCCGGATGGACGGCGCCAACGAGTGGCAGATCTTCCGCCGGATCACCGTGCCGCTGCTCGGGCCCGTCCTCACCGTGGTCTTCGTGACCCTGGTGATCAACGTGATGAAGGTCTTCGACCTCGTCTACATCATCGCGCCCGGCCCGGTGCAGGAGGACGCCACCGTGCTCGCCACCCAGATGTGGCTGGTGTCCTTCGGCGGCGGCAACAACCAGGGCCTGGGCAGTGCGCTGGGCGTGCTGCTCCTGCTTCTGGTGATCCCCGCCATGGTCTTCAACGTCCGCCGTTTCCGAGGGAGTCAGCGATGA
- a CDS encoding carbohydrate ABC transporter permease — MNAIRRGLASSLVQAFLVLVGLIWLTPLAGLFLSSLRSAQETATGGWWTALASPAQLSFDNYSALLGNSGMTQAFWNTVLISVPTTVLVVVIAALAGYAFAWLDFPGRDPLFLLVVALLVVPVQIGLLPVAKLFGQMGLFGTIPGVVLFHVSYGLPFAIFLLRNYFAEMPKEMLEAARMDGGGEWRIFTRLVLPVGRPAIASLAIFQFLWVWNDMLVALLFADSSSQPLTVELQSQIRQFGSNIDVLAPGAFLSLVVPVVVFFAFQRHFVQGVMAGSVK; from the coding sequence ATGAACGCGATCAGGCGGGGGCTCGCGAGCAGCCTCGTGCAGGCGTTCCTGGTGCTGGTCGGCCTGATATGGCTCACTCCGCTCGCCGGGCTGTTCCTGTCCTCGCTGCGGTCCGCCCAGGAGACCGCGACGGGTGGCTGGTGGACCGCGCTGGCCTCTCCCGCGCAGCTCTCCTTCGACAACTACTCGGCGCTGCTGGGCAATTCGGGGATGACTCAGGCGTTCTGGAACACGGTGCTGATCTCGGTGCCGACGACAGTCCTTGTCGTCGTCATCGCCGCGCTCGCCGGGTATGCCTTCGCGTGGCTGGACTTCCCCGGCCGTGATCCCCTTTTCCTCCTGGTGGTCGCGCTGTTGGTGGTGCCCGTGCAGATCGGGTTGCTGCCGGTGGCCAAACTCTTCGGGCAGATGGGGCTGTTCGGCACGATTCCCGGAGTCGTGTTGTTCCACGTCTCGTACGGGCTGCCGTTCGCGATCTTCCTGCTGCGGAACTACTTCGCGGAGATGCCCAAGGAGATGCTGGAGGCGGCTCGGATGGACGGGGGCGGGGAGTGGCGGATCTTCACGCGGCTCGTGCTGCCTGTTGGGCGGCCCGCCATCGCCAGTCTTGCCATCTTCCAGTTCCTGTGGGTCTGGAACGACATGCTGGTCGCGTTGTTGTTCGCCGACAGTTCTTCGCAGCCGTTGACGGTTGAACTCCAGTCGCAGATCCGGCAGTTCGGCAGCAACATCGATGTGCTCGCGCCTGGGGCGTTTCTGTCGCTGGTGGTGCCGGTGGTTGTCTTCTTCGCCTTCCAGCGGCACTTTGTGCAGGGGGTTATGGCGGGGTCTGTGAAGTGA
- the pgl gene encoding 6-phosphogluconolactonase: MSTPQLVVHRDKELMAQAAAARLITKVVDAQASRGYASVVLTGGRNGNGLLAALAAAPARDAIDWGRLELWWGDERFLPEGDPERNVTQAREALLDSVPLDPKRVHAMPASDGPYGKDADAAAEAYAAELAVAAGPENHGPVPSFDVLMLGVGPDTHVASLFPELPAVRETERTVVGVHGAPKPPPTRVTLTLPAIRAAREVWLLAAGSDKAQAAAIALSGAGEIQAPAAGARGRSRTLWLLDSAAASQLPRSLYPPASP, encoded by the coding sequence CCCCAGTTGGTCGTCCACCGTGACAAGGAACTGATGGCCCAGGCCGCCGCGGCCCGGCTCATCACGAAGGTCGTGGACGCACAGGCCTCGCGCGGTTACGCCTCGGTCGTGCTGACCGGTGGCCGCAACGGCAACGGGCTCCTCGCGGCGCTCGCGGCCGCGCCCGCCCGGGACGCCATCGACTGGGGGCGGCTCGAACTGTGGTGGGGCGACGAGCGGTTCCTGCCCGAGGGCGACCCCGAGCGCAATGTCACCCAGGCCCGTGAGGCACTGCTCGACTCGGTGCCGCTGGATCCCAAGCGCGTGCATGCCATGCCCGCGTCGGACGGGCCCTACGGCAAGGACGCGGACGCGGCGGCGGAGGCCTACGCGGCCGAACTCGCCGTGGCCGCCGGGCCGGAGAACCACGGTCCGGTTCCGTCCTTCGACGTGCTGATGCTCGGCGTCGGTCCGGACACGCATGTGGCGTCCCTCTTCCCCGAACTGCCGGCCGTCCGTGAGACGGAGCGGACTGTGGTGGGGGTCCATGGGGCCCCCAAGCCGCCGCCTACCCGTGTCACTCTCACGCTGCCTGCGATTCGGGCTGCGCGGGAGGTGTGGTTGCTGGCGGCGGGTTCGGACAAGGCGCAGGCTGCGGCGATCGCGCTCTCGGGCGCCGGCGAGATCCAGGCGCCGGCCGCGGGCGCCCGCGGCCGGTCACGCACCCTGTGGCTGCTGGACTCCGCCGCGGCGTCCCAACTCCCGCGCTCGCTGTATCCACCGGCTTCACCCTGA